The Psychrobacter raelei genome contains the following window.
CCTTTCACATGGGCCATAAAGCGGTAGTCGATGAGGCATTAAAACGTGCCGATAATGTGATTATGCTGATTGGCTCAGCCAACCTACCCCGTAGTCTACGCAATCCTTTTAGCGTGGAAGAAAGAGCTGAAATGATTGAAGGCGCCTACTCTGATAAAGATGCCGCCCGTATCCATTGCGTGGGTCTGGATGATGCCTTATATAATGACACTCGCTGGCTACAATGCGTGCAGCAATCGGTGTACTCAGTCACCAAAAACTTGCAAGAAGACATTGCCTTAATTGGCCACTCAAAAGACAGCTCGTCTTACTATCTATCGCTCTTTCCTACATGGGAGTCCATCTCAGTACCCAATTACAAAGAGCTTTCCGCCACACCAATTCGCGAAGGCTACTTAATGGGCGCTACACCGACCAAAGAGCGCACGCCTGCCTCTACCCGTGCTGTACTCGAAGCCTTTAAACAGACGCAAGAGTATCAGCAGCTGCATGAAGAGGCTTGGTTCGTTGATAATTATAAAAAACAGTGGCAAGACACCCCCTATCCGCCCACCTTTATGACTGCCGATGCGGTGGTGGTACAGTCAGGGCATATTTTATTGGTCGAGCGCCGCAGTATGCCTGGCCGTGGACTGTGGGCATTGCCCGGTGGCTTTGTTGACCAAAAAGAGACCCTATTAGATGCGTGCGTGCGTGAGCTAAGAGAGGAGACCAAGCTTAAGGTGCCTGAACCTGTACTGCGCGGCTCACGTCATTCCCAGCATACCTTTGATGACCCCTACCGCTCAGCACGTGGCCGTACTATTACCCAAGCCTTTTATTTTCAGCTAAAAAATGACGCCAAAGGTTTGCCAAAGGTAAAAGGTGGTGATGATGCGGCCAAAGCATTTTGGTTGCCGTTGGCCGAGCTTGATCCCAAAAAAATGTTTGAAGATCACTATGCCATTATTACCAAGATGGTGGGCTTATGATGTTTAGTATCCATAAAGACCTGTATAGATGGCTATTTTATGGTTTTGCCCCAAGCGATAGACGCAGTGGGTTTTTAGACGGCACTCAATTATCGAGTGTCTTACAATCAAGCAGAGGAGTTCTGTGATGTTTACCGCAAATTTTAATAATTTGATTTTAAATTCTGATAGTTATAAGACCTCACACTGGCTACAATATCCACCTGGTAGTGAGTATATGTCAAGCTATGTCGAGGCGCGTAAAGGCGACTATGATGTGGTGTTTTTTGGTCTACAAGCTTTTATAAAAGAATACCTTAATAAGCCGATTACCACAGCGGATATCGATGACGCTGAGCTGGTGATTAAAGCGCATGGCCTGCCTTTTAATCGCAGCGGCTGGGAGCGCCTAGTCGAAAAACATAACGGCTACTTACCCATTCGGATTCAAGCAGTGCCCGAAGGCAGCTTGGTTCCTGTATCTAATGTGGTGTGCCAAATCATTAATACCGATCCTGAGTTTTATTGGCTGCCAAGCTATCTTGAGACCACTTTGCTTAGGGCCATTTGGTACCCCTCGACTGTGGCCAGCTTATCGTATTACTGCAAAAATATTATTAAAGCTGCCCTAGAAAAATCTGCAGATAGCAGCGCAGGCTTGCCCTTTAAGCTGCATGATTTTGGTGCTCGCGGAGCTTCTAGCATGGAGTCTGTGGCATTAGGTAGCCTTGCACATTTGGTTAATTTCTCAGGTACTGACAGTATGACGGCACTGGTTGCTGCAAGCCGCTGGTATGGCATGAGCGATAACATGCCAGCCTTCTCAATCCCAGCCGCTGAGCACAGTACTATGACCGCCTGGGGCCGTGAGCGTGAGACTCAGGCCTATGCCAATATGCTCGATCAATTCGGCGGTGAAGGTCACATGGTCGCTGTGGTGTCTGACAGCTATGACTTATGGAATGCCATTGATAATATTTGGGGTGATGCGCTTAAACAGCAGGTAGAAACTATGGGAGGCACCTTAGTGGTCCGTCCAGACAGTGGTGATCCAGCCAAAGTCGTGCGAGAGGCACTCGAGCGCTTATCGGTCAAATTTGGATACCGTGTTAATAGTAAAGGCTACAAGGTTTTGCCAGACTATGTACGCCTAATTCAAGGTGATGGCATTAGTCCGCAGAGTCTAGGTAAAATTTTAGACACCATTATGCAAGCAGGCTTTAGTGCCGATAATGTCACCTTTGGCATGGGCGGCGGCTTATTACAACAAGTCAACCGCGATACCATGAGCTGGGCAATGAAGGCCAGTGCCATTCGCATCGATGGTGAGTGGAAAGATATCTTTAAAGACCCCATCACTAGCCGCTCAAAGCGCTCGAAAAAAGGCCGCTTGGCATTAATTAAGCAGACCAATGGCACGCTCACCACCATCAAAGAGGACAGCTTAAACTCCCCCGAGGACAACTTACTACGCGATGTCTTTGTCGATGGTAAGCTGTTAGTCGATGATAATCTGACCACCATCCGTCAACGTACTGGCTGGTAGCGTCAACACTCATTTTTATGGTGCTTTTATTCCAGCCTAGCCCATAAAATAAATAAAGCCCGGATTAAGGCTTATTCCGGGCTTTTTTGGGGCTTGATGGGCTAAAAGTTAGGCACATGGCACCATCATTCACACTGTCGATACTTACCTTAGCAAGTGCTTATTTAACAAGTGCTTATTTACCAAGTGCCTATTTACCAAGTGCCTATACTGTTCAGCCATTTTTAAATGTATTAGACTCTCAATATCTTCATTAATCATTTTACGACAGTAGGTTTTTATGATTCCATTACAGCCCAAGCACATCGCCTTAGCACCAGTCTATTTATACCAAGGCCTAAAGCTCAAACGTACCGCTTTACGCTTGCCAGAGGCGCAAGGTGAGCGTCATGGCCGCTTGCTACTGTCTGATGCGCATCTGAATGATGCCAATACCCTAAGCTTAATGCTGCTTGGCGACTCTTCGGCGGCAGGAGTTGGGGTTGGGTCACAGCAAGAAGCGCTGGCCGGTCATCTGCTAGGTCACTTACAGCAGACCCCTGAGATTACTGCTCAATTTAATCAAATCGACTGGGCACTGCACGCCACCTCGGGCCACACCAGCTTTGATGCGCTGCGTAGACTTTACGTATTGCCCACCCCGCAGCGGCCAGTGGATGTAATGGTGGTTCTGATTGGCGTTAATGACACCACCAGCAATGTGTCTGTGAGCCAATGGCAAGCACAGCTCCATCAAATTATTGAGCTGGGCAAACGTAAATTTGGGGCGAAATATATCTTATTTGCTTGCTTACCACCGATGCAAAACATGCCCGCTATTCCAAGCCCCTTAAATAAGCTATTAGGCAGCAAGAGTCAGCTGATGAATGATAAGCTTATCGAGGTGTGTGAGTCGTATCAGCAGGTATATGCACTGCCTATTGAGTTTGCCAATACCGGCTTAAGTGATGCCGATTTATTTGCTGAAGATGGCTTTCACCCCAATTCTCAAGCTTATTCATTCTTGGCGCTTAAAATTGCCAAGAACATTACTAAGCTTATGGTTTCAAGCGGTATAGACACGCACAAGTAATTGTTCTATCAAGAGTTGACTTCCTCCCCTCGCTAAACCGAGGGGATTCCTACAGCTAGACGGTCAAGCCCGACCGCAAGGATGTTCTTAGCAGCATTGATATCTCTATCATGCCATGTGCCACACTCAGCACACCTCCATCCTCTTATTCCAAGACCTGCTCTACCTTTTGGACTACTATCACTTATTTTAAGACAGTGCGAACAGGTCTGGGTAGTGTAACTCTCATTCACCATCTCAAGCTGACAACCTGCATACTTGCATTTGTATTCCAGTTGTCGTTTAAGTTCAAACCATCCTGCATCGTATGTCGATTTAGCTAGGTTGGTCATCGAATTAGTGAATGAGCGTGATTTAACATCACCAACCACAATTAAGGCATTATCCTTAACTAATTGGGTGGTGAATTTGTGTATGGCATCTAATCTTGAGTTTTTGATCTTGGCATGGATTGCCTTTACCCGGCTTTTATTGTTTGCACGCTGGGCGACTGCTAATTTATTCGCCCATTTTTGAGTTTGTTTAGTTGTCAGCTTGTCACCGTTTGATGTGGTAGCAGATTCCTTTAAGCCTAAGTCAATACCAACGCTGCCTTTGCCACTTGCTTGTCTAGGAAAATCTTTGACGGTAATACAGGCATACCAACGGTTACGACTGTCTTGCACTATCTCAAGCGTATTGATTTGATATAGGTTTAGATTATAGCTATCGAATACGTCTATGATAAGCTTTTGACCTTTACAGAGCGATAGCTGTATGGTTGATTTAAGTGCTTTCTTTCCCGTTTGTCTTGTATTTAGATACTTGATAGCAGACTTTTTAAAGGGTATCCAGCCTAGGCTTTTACGTTTGGCATCAGGTCGGTTGGTTCGCCAATTGAGTTTAGCTTTTTTAAACTGTTTACGAGATTTGGCATGAGTTTCGTTGATGGCTTGCAAAGTTTGCGAGTGTAAGCCTAAATACTCACCACTGCCTTTGGTGTATTGGCTTAAATCATAGGCCCAAAAGCACTTACCTGTGCGTCTTACATGCTCAAAGCTTAACGCATTAACATAGTTCCACGCATAGTTAACACTCCCAGCTAGTTTGTTTAGCTGGTTTGCATGTTTGTCTTTGATGCGTAGCTTGAGTGTTTTCATAGGGTTAGTATGGCGAGGTTAATTTTAACTTGCAATACTTTAAGTACTGATCACGACAGTGTGTGTCGCCTTATATCCACCCCCTGAAGTGGGTGGTTTTACGGCGACCGGTGATAAATCAGTGCATCAGACGCTACTAGCAGAGGCTGTGGTGCTTGGGCTTTACAGAAGGCCCTTGCGGCGCATCTGCTTATATACTACGATGACCACCACCACGTTGAGCAGCAACACCCCAAGCTTGATCCAGTCAAAGGGGCGCACAATCAGATAATACACCTCAACAGGGATAAATATCCCATAGCCGAGTACGCTATACCAATACGCCCATGTCTTGTCTTTCCATAAACCATACGCCTCAATAAAGCGTAAACTGGCATACCCTAGGATAATCAAGGTAAAAATATGCCAGTTTTGGGAAGCCTGATGTGCCGCTTGAGTCAGTGCAGCCACCTGTACACTAAACAAGGTACCAAAGCGCTCAACCCAAGCCGTGTTAGCCAAGCTAATAAAGTCTGTCACATCACTGTGCCACGCCCATAAAGCAAGGGCAGCCAATACTGCCCCGACACCTTTGGCCACCTCATATAAGGTAACGGCTTTAATAGAGCCACTTACCTGTGGCGACTCAGTCAAAATAAGTCTCCACTACTTTGCCTTGCAGTGTTTGATTTAAAAACGGCGTATTCTTGCCTTTTGACAACATCGTTTCGGCGGTCAATTGCCACTGCAAGTTCGGGTCAACCAACACCGCACCGCCCACGTCATTGTACACCGCTTCAATACCAGCAATACGTGCCGGCGCTAGGCAAATCTTGTCAACCAACTGCTCAGGAGTTAACACCCCCTCTCTAACCAGTTTGCAGCCTAGAGCCATAAAGGTATCGAAGGTTGAAATCCCTGGGGTAGATTCTGCAAAAGGTGCCTTTTTAGCCGAGTCATTTAACGGCTCGTGATGACTACAGATGGCATCAATGGTGCCATCTTGTAAGCCTTTACGCAGCGCTTTTTGATCGGTATTACTACGCAGCGGTGGCAAGACAAAGGCTTGAGCATTAAAGCCCTCGATATTATCATCGGTTAAATGCAGCTGATGCATCGCCACATCGCAAGTGACTGGCAGGCCTTTGCCTTTGGCCCAGCGCATAAGCTCCACAGACGACTTACAGGTCAGCTGGCTAAAGTGAGCGGCAATACCCGTCTCCTCCACCATAAGCAGCTGAGTGGATAATGCTACCGTTTCTGCCAACCAAGGAATGCCTTGTAGGCCATGAAATGAAGCAATATAACCTTCATGAGTCACACCACCGGCTGAGAGACTGGGCTCATTGGGATAAAAGAATACCTTTAAGCCAAAAGTGGCGGCGTACTCTAAGGTTCTTAGCATCACCAAGTCATTTTCAAAGGCACGCCCTGCATTGGTGACCGCAATACAGCCCCCTTTTTTTAGACCCGCCACATTGGCAGGGCGCTCACCTTTTAGGCCTGCCGTTAGCGCCCCTAAGATGTGCAGATGAATACCGCCATCTTGCTTAGCACGCTCACGTAAGCCTTTTAGTAAAGAGCCATTTTCTAAAATAGGATTGGTATCTGGCGGAGTAATGACGTGCAAAAAGCCCGTGCTACGAGCAGCATAGCCTTCAGATTCTAACGTACCGTGCTGCTGTAGACCTGGCTCACGTAAGCGTGCACACAAATCTACTAAAGGTGGCAGTAACCAGTGGTCTTTTTTTGTTTCGATGTTGGGCTGAGTAAAAGTATTAGGCAATAGGTTTAGCATGACACATCCCGTTTATTTTTGATAAGAAGAATAAAATTGCTTATAAAATGGCTCAAAGCTTGATCATTTTGGGCTAAGTTAACAGGCCAAAAATAGGCAGCTGACTTAAGTACGCTGCGCTAGGTGCTTGAGCGTAGGGCTTGATATTCACGCTGACCTTGCATTGCCATCGACAACACTGCCATACGAACCGCAATACCATTATTTACTTGCTTTAAAATCACCGACTGTGGACCGTCTGCCACGCTAGAGGCAATCTCAACCCCACGGTTCATAGGGCCTGGGTGCATGACCAAGGCATCAGGTTTGGCTTTGGCCACACGCTCTGGGGTAATGCCATATTTTTTAAAATACTCATTTGAAGCGGCCATAAGCGGCGAACCAATACGCTCATTTTGAATGCGCAGACCCATCAGCACATCACAGTCCACCACCCCCTCATCGATGTTTTCAAATACTTTTACCCCATAACGCTCAATACCTTTAGGCAGTAAGGTACGAGGGGCGATGACTCGAATCTCTTTGACACCTAGTATTTTTAGAGCGGCAATATCAGAGCGTGCCACACGAGAGTGCTTAATATCGCCGATAATGGCCACCGTCAACTCTTCAAAAGGACGTGGTGCCTCACGGTGAATGGTTAGCATATCTAGCATGGCTTGCGTGGGATGGGCATGCCACCCATCGCCGCCATTGATAATGGCAATATCGGGGGTTACCTCTGTCGCCATAAAATGTGCTGCACCTGAAGCTGAATGGCGTACCACGAAGATATCAGCGGTCATTGCTTGCAAGTTCCATAACGTATCGCGCAGACTCTCTCCCTTTTGGGTGCTTGAACGGGCAATATCTATGTTCAATACATTCGCGCCCAAACGCTTTTCGGCCACCTCAAAGGTGGTCCGAGTGCGGGTTGATGGCTCAAAAAACAAGTTCATCACCGTACAGCCTTCAAGCTCTGGGCTGTTAATCAGCTGTCCCTTGTCATCAAAGAAACTCTCGGCCTTATGAATAATCGCCAGCAACTGTGCGCGGCTTAGGCCTTCAATGCCCAAAAAATGACGCAAGTGACCATCAGCATTAAGCTGCGGCTTACTCAACGAGGCATTTAAACGCGCTGTGGTTGAGTCAAATTCAGCAGCCATATCAGAGCTTGCGGTATTAGTGCTTGTCTTGGAGGTAGAATCAGTCATGGCAGTTTTAGGCATCCTTTATGAGCAGTGAATATAAACTGGGGAATCTGTAATCGGGTGAAGTATCAAGCCAAATCCATAATAAATCAAACCCAAATTTTATTTCTCTTAAATCCGACCTTAGTTTAAGGGACTTGGCTGCTGATATCGTCATTTTGTCCGCTATTATAATGAAGTAGCACAAGAAATATTGGTTGGTTTTTGCTACACTTTGTGCACTTTAATTAAGAATTTTAATACTCGAGTGTTTGGACCACGTTAAGCCACTTTTTGGCGGCTATCTGCCGCTATAGTTTAGCGGATTTAAGCGGGCTCAAAAAGCTAACTTTTTACGTCGCTCGGTCAATTATCGCCCTATTCGCCGACTTAATCGTATTTGGTGGTCGTATGTCATGCACATTCACTTTATGGCTAACTGTCGGGCGCATAGCGGTATTGAAATTATAACCTTGGCCAGACGCTTAAACTTTGATCTGGCCTTATATTTTGTGCCAAGCTCTATGCTGCATCTACGGTATCTATTCAACTTGAGGTATTCAACATTAGGTATTCAATGCGGCCTATGTATAGATGAGCTTGTATAAATTACCTATCGCCTTTTATATTAGCCGATTATTCCCTTGATATTGTCCCATTTTTAGGAGTTTTTATGACCAGCCTTACCCAGTACTTTGAGCAACACCCTAAGCTTCCGCAAACCCAAGCGGTGATAGATGTTATAACCACCATCACCAATGTCGGCAAACAAATCACGGACCTGCTACGTCAAGGTGCGCTAGCAGACATCCATGGTGAAGCGGGTGCTGAGAACGTCCAAGGCGAGCAACAAAAGAAGCTAGATGTTATTGCCAATGACTTATTACTAGAGGCGCTAACGGCAAATAAACACTGCGCCGGCGTGGCCAGTGAAGAGCTAGATGATGCCACTCCTGCCAATGAGTCAGGCGAGCTGTTAGTATTATTCGACCCACTGGATGGCTCATCAAATATTGATATTAACATGCCTACCGGTACTATTTTCTCTATCTTACCGCACAATAACAAAGGCCAAGCAGCACAAAACGCTGACTTCTTACAAAAAGGTACTGAGCAATTGGCGGCAGGTTATCTGCTGTACGGCTCATCAGCGATGCTTGCCTTTACTTTATCTGAGTCACTAGACGCCAATAATGAGGGTGTGGTTATGTTTAGCTTAAACCCAAGCACGGGGGAGTTTGAGCTGGTTAAAAACAACATCACTATCGATGCAGACACCAAAGAATACGCCATTAATGCCTCAAATGCTCGTCACTGGCTACCACCCATGCAGCAGTATATTAATGAGCTATTGGCAGGCAGCACCGGACCACGCGGTAAGAATTTCAATACCCGCTGGGTTGCGGCCATGGTAGGCGATGTACACCGCATCTTATGCCGCGGCGGTATCTTCATTTACCCCAAAGACACCAAAGACCCCAATAAAGCGGGCAAACTACGCTTAATGTATGAAGCTAATCCCATGAGCCTGCTGATTGAACGTGCAGGTGGTGCTTCAACCGATGCCCTAAATCGTATTATGGATTGTGAGCCTACCGATATCCACCAACGCGTGGCGGTGGTGCTGGGCGCAAAAAACGAAGTTGAGTATGTCCAAAAGCTACATCAGCAGGCCTAATAAACTGAGCACTATTTGCTATAAGCGCCCTATGAAAAGACCAAACTCAGGCAGTTTGGTCTTTTTATTTTCGTGTGAGTAACTAAATATCGAGCAAGGTGTGTTACCCTACTGGCCTATATCTCTGTTTTAAAGACACTGCCCTTAACCTCAGAGATATACTTTAATATTTAAACCAAACGAGCAAATAATGACCGACATTATCACCAATAAGTTTTCTAACTATCCTGTTATTACCTCAGACAAAAACCCAACAGCCAAGCTGGCTAAAGCCCTATTAACGCAATCACGTCAGCGTAAAAAAACAGGCCAAACGGTACTTGAGGGGGTTCATCTTATCGAAGCTGCCCTACAGGCCGACTTCCTGCCAGAACAAATTATCATCTCTTATAGCGGTCTATCACATCCAGAAGTACAAACACTATTAAGCTCATTGAGTAATTATAACCTCGATAACAAGGTAACTGTGGTTAGCGATAGTGTCTATCAAGGTATAACCACCTTAGGCAGTGGTGTTGAGATTATGGCCATTGTGACAGTACCACAACATGATCTACAAGCTCTAAAATCTCCGATTACGACAGATTGCTTGATATTAAATGACGTACAAGACAATGGCAATGTGGGCACCTTACTGCGGACTGCAGCAGCCGTCGGTATCAAAACCATAATCTGTACTAAAGGTAGCGCCCAAGCTTGGTCACCAAAGACGATGCGTGCCGGTATGGGCGCGCAGTTTGGCCTGACCATTTATGAAGGTATTGAGGCGGATGAAGTATTGGCTTATTTGCGCCTTCCAGTATTTGCTACCAGCTCACATACTGATAACATTATTTATAAGCAGAATCTAAATCGTCCTGTGGCTTGGGTGATGGGTCATGAAGGACAAGGTGTCTGTGACGATATCATGAAGCTTGCCACACCAGTAGCGCTGCCTCAACCAAATGGTCAAGAAAGCTTAAATGTGGCCATTGCAGGCGCTCTATGTATGTATGAGACCTTGCGCCAAAGACACTATGTCGACTAGATTTTCATGTCTTTGTCAGGTCATGCTAGGTAGATATAAAAAATGGCGCCGTTTGGCGCCATTTTTTAGATCTATGCACTCATCAAATGTAGGGTTTTTCGCGCAACCATTTTGTGGCAAGATACTTAACGCCCTCGGTGACAGGCATACCAGCATGTAATGTCAATGGCTCAATCTCTCCCTTTAAATTAGTATTGGCAAAATATAAGGCTGAGCCCTTGTTAGGTCGTATCTCAAAGTTTAAGTTTGGAAAACGGGTGGAACCGCCAGAGTCTACTTCAGATAAATACATCAAGAATGTGCCAACGCGCTGTCCACCTTGCTTAGTGACCAAGCGACTGCTTTTCTTCGCAGGGTCAAAAAAGTCAAAGTGAGGACGATATTCTCCGCCATCTTCATATCGAAGTACTTGTAGCCCTTCGCCATGATCGACAGGCCAATTTATTAAATCAGCAATACGCGCTTCTATGGTTTTTATTATGTCTATCTCGCCTCTATGATAGCCTGTACTAGTACTTGTGCGGGCACTGTGCTCGACAAAGCTTCCATCCTCAGGGTCAACCACTCTAGAGGCTTTTAACTTCTGATCTGCATCGCTAATTAAGGCATCACACTCTTCTGGGCTAAGAAAGTCATTAATAACCGTTACAAATGGCTTATAACACACAAAGGAGAGGGAGACCTTTTTGTCAGACAGCTCAACATAATTATTGGTCATATTTATATGAGGGATTTTTTGATTACTGCTTTTACTAATCAACTCATAAGCTGCATCTACCCATCCTCTTTCGAATAAAGAAGCAGCTAAGTTATTGGCAGGCACCCCTCGAGCAAGATTAATTTTCAACCATTCCTGCCACTCTTTTTCTAAACTTTTTAATGCGCTCATCTACCACTCCATAGTCTTGTTGAGCCTTGTACGCTATTAGATACTTATGACATCTACTGTGATTCATTGAAGATATTAAACTCATAAGCTTTAGTCCTTTAATATCTTAGCTGATATTAACCATATTTCCAACGCCACAATACAGATACGCTTAAAAGCAAATGAACACCTATCCAAAAATTGCCCATAAAAAAACCGCCTCATATGAGGCGGTTTTTTTGCTTGATAGCGTTATTAACACTTAAAGAGATTAGTCTTTAACGTTAGCAACAACACCAGCACCTACAGTACGGCCACCTTCGCGGATTGCGAAACGTAGACCTTTGTCCATAGCGATTGGGTGGATAAGCTCTACGCTCATCTCAACGTTATCGCCTGGCATTACCATTTCAGTACCTTCTTGTAGAGAAATAGCACCAGTTACGTCAGTTGTACGGAAGTAGAACTGTGGACGATAGCCGTTTAGGAATGGTGTGTGACGACCACCCTCTTCTTTTGATAGTACGTATACTTCAGCGTCAAACTTAGTGTGCGGAGTGATTGAACCTGGCTTAGCTAGTACTTGGCCACGTTGTACGTCTTCACGCTTAGTACCACGTAGTAGTACACCACAGTTCTCACCAGCACGACCTTCGTCTAGTAGCTTACGGAACATCTCAACACCTGTACAGGTGGTTTTTTGAGTGTCACGGATACCAACGATTTCAATCTCGTCACCAACTTTAACGATACCAGACTCAACACGGCCAGTTACAACAGTACCACGACCTGAGATTGAGAATACGTCTTCGATAGGCATCAAGAATGGCTTATCGATGTCACGCTCTGGCTCTGGAATGTAAGTGTCTAGAGTTTGTAGTAATTCGATAACTGCTGGCTCACCATATTTGCCATCTTTACCGTTTAGTGCTTCTAAAGCTGAACCTTTGATGATTGGTGTGTCATCACCTGGGAAGTCGTAGTCTGAAAGTAATTCACGTACTTCCATTTCTACTAGCTCTAGTAATTCTTCGTCGTCAACCATGTCACATTTGTTCATGAATACCATGATGTATGGTACGCCAACCTGACGTGATAACAAGATGTGCTCACGAGTTTGTGGCATTGGGCCGTCAGTAGCTGATACGACTAGAATAGCACCGTCCATCTGAGCAGCACCAGTGATCATGTTTTTAACATAGTCAGCGTGACCTGGGCAGTCTACGTGTGCGTAGTGACGGTCAGCAGTGTCATACTCAATGTGTGAGGTGTTGATTGTAATACCACGGGCTTTTTCTTCTGGTGCTGAGTCAATTGCAGCGTAGTCTTTGGCTTCGCCACCAAAAGTTTTTGCAGCTACAGTTGCGATAGCAGCTGTTAGAGTGGTTTTACCGTGGTCAACGTGACCAATGGTACCGACGTTTACGTGCGGCTTGTTACGTTCGAACTTGGCCTTTGCCATGAGTGTATCCTCTTATTAATTCTAAATTCAATTAAGACAGATGGGAGCAATAACTTAAGGTTATTTATCTACTGTCAGATAATAATATTCTTGAAAATGGTGATCAAGTCAGTGGTAAATGATATAAGAAAACCTTAGTCAATGACAAGCCCTTGATACGTAATTGGTTATAAATTCATCAACTAATTACAACCCATTCCCCTAAGGAATGGTAAAGCCTGTCTTCATCTAAACTTCTTATAGAGAAGGCTGACTGAGTCACCCTTCTCCCTACCCTCTACTTAACTAACAAAGACTACTCTTCGTCATCATCCTTGCCAGAGAATTTCTTCATAATCTCTTCGGCTACAGACTTAGGCGTTTCAGCATACT
Protein-coding sequences here:
- a CDS encoding bifunctional nicotinamide-nucleotide adenylyltransferase/Nudix hydroxylase — encoded protein: MSVTPESRPIESNSPTNSGATKSAATRRYKYLVFIGRFQPFHMGHKAVVDEALKRADNVIMLIGSANLPRSLRNPFSVEERAEMIEGAYSDKDAARIHCVGLDDALYNDTRWLQCVQQSVYSVTKNLQEDIALIGHSKDSSSYYLSLFPTWESISVPNYKELSATPIREGYLMGATPTKERTPASTRAVLEAFKQTQEYQQLHEEAWFVDNYKKQWQDTPYPPTFMTADAVVVQSGHILLVERRSMPGRGLWALPGGFVDQKETLLDACVRELREETKLKVPEPVLRGSRHSQHTFDDPYRSARGRTITQAFYFQLKNDAKGLPKVKGGDDAAKAFWLPLAELDPKKMFEDHYAIITKMVGL
- a CDS encoding nicotinate phosphoribosyltransferase; this translates as MFTANFNNLILNSDSYKTSHWLQYPPGSEYMSSYVEARKGDYDVVFFGLQAFIKEYLNKPITTADIDDAELVIKAHGLPFNRSGWERLVEKHNGYLPIRIQAVPEGSLVPVSNVVCQIINTDPEFYWLPSYLETTLLRAIWYPSTVASLSYYCKNIIKAALEKSADSSAGLPFKLHDFGARGASSMESVALGSLAHLVNFSGTDSMTALVAASRWYGMSDNMPAFSIPAAEHSTMTAWGRERETQAYANMLDQFGGEGHMVAVVSDSYDLWNAIDNIWGDALKQQVETMGGTLVVRPDSGDPAKVVREALERLSVKFGYRVNSKGYKVLPDYVRLIQGDGISPQSLGKILDTIMQAGFSADNVTFGMGGGLLQQVNRDTMSWAMKASAIRIDGEWKDIFKDPITSRSKRSKKGRLALIKQTNGTLTTIKEDSLNSPEDNLLRDVFVDGKLLVDDNLTTIRQRTGW
- a CDS encoding SGNH/GDSL hydrolase family protein; protein product: MIPLQPKHIALAPVYLYQGLKLKRTALRLPEAQGERHGRLLLSDAHLNDANTLSLMLLGDSSAAGVGVGSQQEALAGHLLGHLQQTPEITAQFNQIDWALHATSGHTSFDALRRLYVLPTPQRPVDVMVVLIGVNDTTSNVSVSQWQAQLHQIIELGKRKFGAKYILFACLPPMQNMPAIPSPLNKLLGSKSQLMNDKLIEVCESYQQVYALPIEFANTGLSDADLFAEDGFHPNSQAYSFLALKIAKNITKLMVSSGIDTHK
- a CDS encoding RNA-guided endonuclease InsQ/TnpB family protein, with translation MKTLKLRIKDKHANQLNKLAGSVNYAWNYVNALSFEHVRRTGKCFWAYDLSQYTKGSGEYLGLHSQTLQAINETHAKSRKQFKKAKLNWRTNRPDAKRKSLGWIPFKKSAIKYLNTRQTGKKALKSTIQLSLCKGQKLIIDVFDSYNLNLYQINTLEIVQDSRNRWYACITVKDFPRQASGKGSVGIDLGLKESATTSNGDKLTTKQTQKWANKLAVAQRANNKSRVKAIHAKIKNSRLDAIHKFTTQLVKDNALIVVGDVKSRSFTNSMTNLAKSTYDAGWFELKRQLEYKCKYAGCQLEMVNESYTTQTCSHCLKISDSSPKGRAGLGIRGWRCAECGTWHDRDINAAKNILAVGLDRLAVGIPSV
- a CDS encoding DUF2127 domain-containing protein; translated protein: MTESPQVSGSIKAVTLYEVAKGVGAVLAALALWAWHSDVTDFISLANTAWVERFGTLFSVQVAALTQAAHQASQNWHIFTLIILGYASLRFIEAYGLWKDKTWAYWYSVLGYGIFIPVEVYYLIVRPFDWIKLGVLLLNVVVVIVVYKQMRRKGLL
- a CDS encoding dihydroorotase; translation: MLNLLPNTFTQPNIETKKDHWLLPPLVDLCARLREPGLQQHGTLESEGYAARSTGFLHVITPPDTNPILENGSLLKGLRERAKQDGGIHLHILGALTAGLKGERPANVAGLKKGGCIAVTNAGRAFENDLVMLRTLEYAATFGLKVFFYPNEPSLSAGGVTHEGYIASFHGLQGIPWLAETVALSTQLLMVEETGIAAHFSQLTCKSSVELMRWAKGKGLPVTCDVAMHQLHLTDDNIEGFNAQAFVLPPLRSNTDQKALRKGLQDGTIDAICSHHEPLNDSAKKAPFAESTPGISTFDTFMALGCKLVREGVLTPEQLVDKICLAPARIAGIEAVYNDVGGAVLVDPNLQWQLTAETMLSKGKNTPFLNQTLQGKVVETYFD
- a CDS encoding aspartate carbamoyltransferase catalytic subunit yields the protein MTDSTSKTSTNTASSDMAAEFDSTTARLNASLSKPQLNADGHLRHFLGIEGLSRAQLLAIIHKAESFFDDKGQLINSPELEGCTVMNLFFEPSTRTRTTFEVAEKRLGANVLNIDIARSSTQKGESLRDTLWNLQAMTADIFVVRHSASGAAHFMATEVTPDIAIINGGDGWHAHPTQAMLDMLTIHREAPRPFEELTVAIIGDIKHSRVARSDIAALKILGVKEIRVIAPRTLLPKGIERYGVKVFENIDEGVVDCDVLMGLRIQNERIGSPLMAASNEYFKKYGITPERVAKAKPDALVMHPGPMNRGVEIASSVADGPQSVILKQVNNGIAVRMAVLSMAMQGQREYQALRSST